The Candidatus Methanoperedens sp. region CAGACGCACACGATCAACGGTCCGCCGAAGGGTGCCACCTCCTCCACCCTGACGCAAACCTCGGGAATCAATCCGAGAGAGGCAAGGTACTGGAGCATTTTGGGGTCTTCTTCAAATACGCTGACTATAATTCCCTTGTCAGAGGCTTTTAATTCTGATAACGACCTTACCTTTTCTTTCACGATGGTGCCCTCCTTATCAGGTATTGGGTGACCGTGCGGGCAGGTCCTGGGGTTTCCGAGGCTTGCTGCAATGCGCTCTTCCATCTCAGGGCTTATAGCATGCTCAAGCCTGCAGGCTTCATCGTGTACCTCATCCCATTTGTAGCCAAGGATATCGGTAAGCAAACGCTCGGAGAGGCGGTGTCTTCGAATCACTTTTTTAGCTATCTTGTTGCCTTCTGCTGTCAGGCATACGCCTTTTTCCGTGTGGCTTACCAGCCCCTTATGCGTGAGTTTTTTTACCATCTCGGACACAGACGGCGGGGAGAGTTTCAGGTGCTCTGCAAGGCGGGATGTGCTTACTGGATGCTGTGCCTGCTGGAGCTTGTAAATCGATTCAAGGTATTCTTCAATCCTGGGGGTATCTGCTTCCATGTTCCACCTCCTGCGGTAATCTGTACTTCATGTAAACGAATATCCCGATAATTATCCAGTAGCCAAGATATGCTATTATCATGGTCAACGAGGGATCCGCGTGGTAGCCGATGAGGGATTCCAGACTGCTCCCTATAAGACCATTCTCGTGGAGAAGGGGATATGAGCCGTCAGGGTTCAGGGGCGGGTTTAAGTCCCACACATGCTCTACTACGGGAGGTATGATTCCGGCTTCGTTGAATCCGCCCACGGCTGTAGCTATCATCCCGGCTGAGAACAATATTAACAGTATGCTTGTATATTTGAAAAATTTGGTTACGTCAAGGCTATGCGTTCCTTTAAAGATAACAAGTGAAAGGAGTACCACAGCCAGAACGCCGAATATAAAACCGATAACTGTATCAAAAGGGTCATTGATAGCGAGCGTTCCAAGAAATAAGACGGTTTCCACCCCTTCCCTGAAGACAGCGATAAAAGACAGCGCTGCAACTCCCAGCACCTCACCTTTTGAAATCGAAAGGTCAATCTTTTTCTGGACTTCTCCTTTTATCATTTTTGAATTCGCCGCCATCCAGAAAATCATGTAGGTGAGGACAACAGCAGCTGCAAGGGCAGCACCGCCTTCGAAGAGTTGTTCTGCCGTGCCTGCAAGTTCGCCATATAATATTTTGAATACGAAAGCCACAGCCGTGCTTGCAATTACAGCGCCGATTATTCCCGCATAGATGTAGCGTTTGAGGTCTTTTCTTCCGAGCTTTGCGACGTAGGCGGCGATTATTCCTATTATCAGGGCAGCTTCAAGCGCTTCCCTGAAGGTTATTAAGAAGCTTGCTAACATTTGGTCACCTTTTATTTGTTGTTAGGTATGCCTAACCCCCAAGTTTTGTTAGCCTATATAGTTTTCGATATTACGTGACCGTTACATTACGTGTTGGTAGATTTTTATTTCTTTGCGTACTTTGCGTTCTTAGCGGTTGTAAAGACGCCGTAGCCTGCTTGTATGAGAGCTATCAATTTGCAATCTCGTAAACCCCTTATTCGTGCCTATTTTATAAACAGGGACCACCAGTGAATTCCATTTATTAATAAATAAACAACAAGGGTGCTTTTAATAATCTTTGCCACTGAAATTACTATCAAAAACTTCTTCGTTTCATAGTTCTCTATTCCTGCTACCATCGGGGTGAGGTCGCCCACAAGGGGAATCCAGGGAGAAACGAGAAGTAACGCCGCACCGTATTTACGAAAGTGCATGTGCACCTCTTTCTCCCTTTCTTCCTTATGGAATGGCATTAGTTTCTGAAGCTCATATTTTCCAACGAGGTAACCCAGCGACGCACCTATTATCGAGCCCACTATTAAAGTGATTATTATTGTTACAGGATTTTCTCCAACCCGGAGCAATGCCACTATGACAAACTCTGTCGGAATCGGGATTATGGATGAAATAACACTGATACCAAAAAGCCCCATCAAACCGTATTCTATGAATAATCTAAATACCATTCTGCGGCTAATTCTGCTTTATTATACCATAAATATAATCACGGCTGTGATTTATTATCCTCTTTTTCCTTCCTTTGCAGTTCCCTTCTTCTCTTCTTCGAGTTTCTTCTGCCACTCGATGAAATTGCAGTGCGGGCATCCGATATCCCATGGGCGCCTCCCTTTGTTAATTATCCTGATAAAATAAAGCCCATGTTCCTTGCACTGCTTATCCGTGACTACAATCTGACCGCCCCGGGGCAAGGGAAGGGTGAAGTCGCATTTCGGGTAAGCCGAGCAGCCGATGAACCGTGAGCCTTTTTTGGATTTTCGGATTATCAGGTCAGAGGAACATTTCTGGCATGTCCCTATAATTCGGTCTTCGTATAACCCGTTCCTTAAGGACTCGGTTATGAGCTCTTTATTTCTGGACATGTCCTTGAATATCCCATCGAGCATATCCCTGGATTCTTTAATCACGTAATCCTCGGTAAGTTTACCTTCGGATATCTCGTCCATATCGTGTTCGAGTTTGCCCGTCATTTCGGGTTTTGTGATGGTGTTTGCATATTTCTCAAGGGCTTCTATCACGGCATATGCTGTTTTGGTTGGTGCCAGTGGATTCCCGTGCACATAAGCCCTGGAATAGAGTTTGGATATTATTTCATGGCGCGTGGATTTGGTCCCGAGCCCAAGGTCTTCCATTATCTTTATCAGATGTCCCTGCCCGTATCTTGAAGGAGGCTGCGTCTCCTTCCCGATGAGGTTTACCTCTTTTACGTTAAGGAGCTGTCCTTCTTTGAGCTGCGGCAGTATCCTGTCTTCAGGTACGTTGTAGGAATAATACCATCTCCAGCCTGGTTCTACAAGCCTTGCTCCGTTTGCCCCGAAATCCTCCCCGCTTATATCCACAGTCAAGGATATGGTTTCCCATTGCGTTTCTTCCGCAAACGTTGCAAAAAATCGTCTCACCACCAATTCGTATATTTTCCATTCATCCTCCTTGAGGTCGCTTCTTTTAGCCGGCGTTGCCGGGTGGATAGGCGGGTGGTCTGTGGTCTCTTTTTTACCTCGCGTAGGCACAAGTTTTCCGCCGAGGAGCTTTTGCGCGTATTCCTTGAATTCCGTGTTTAATAGGGATGTTAGAATGCCTTTGGTATCGAGAGCCTGCGGATAAACGGTATTATCGGTACGCGGATATGAGATGAACCCGTTGACATAGAGATATTCTGCAATCCGCATGGCATTTGCAGCCGAGGTTCCAATTGCGCTTGCGGCTCTTAGGAACTCCGTGGTATTAAAGGGCGTGGGGGGTTTTTCGTTTCTTTTTCCAACAACAACACTTTTTACAGTGCCTGTTTTTCCAAGTTTTGCCTTTATCCTTTCTGCCTCGGCTTTATCCAAAAACCGCCCTTTTTTGTGCTGGGCTTCGAATTCCCCGCTATTGACGAGTGTTGCAAAGAGTTCCCAGTAAGGCACAGGTACGAAAGCTTCCCTCTCTTTTTCACGGTTTACTATTATGGCAAGAGTGGGTGACTGTACCCTCCCCACTGAGAGGAACTTATCCCCGAGGCGCCCTGAGCTTAAAGAAACAAAACGGGTGAGAACAGCCCCCCATACAAGGTCTATGACCTGCCGCGATTCTCCTGCATCTGCGAGATTAAAATCGATTTTAGTCGGATTAGAAAAGGCTTTTTTTATCTCTGCCGGTGTTATGGTGCTGTAGTGCACGCGGTCGGCAGAAACCTCAGGGTTT contains the following coding sequences:
- a CDS encoding FTR1 family protein gives rise to the protein MLASFLITFREALEAALIIGIIAAYVAKLGRKDLKRYIYAGIIGAVIASTAVAFVFKILYGELAGTAEQLFEGGAALAAAVVLTYMIFWMAANSKMIKGEVQKKIDLSISKGEVLGVAALSFIAVFREGVETVLFLGTLAINDPFDTVIGFIFGVLAVVLLSLVIFKGTHSLDVTKFFKYTSILLILFSAGMIATAVGGFNEAGIIPPVVEHVWDLNPPLNPDGSYPLLHENGLIGSSLESLIGYHADPSLTMIIAYLGYWIIIGIFVYMKYRLPQEVEHGSRYPQD
- a CDS encoding VTT domain-containing protein, giving the protein MVFRLFIEYGLMGLFGISVISSIIPIPTEFVIVALLRVGENPVTIIITLIVGSIIGASLGYLVGKYELQKLMPFHKEEREKEVHMHFRKYGAALLLVSPWIPLVGDLTPMVAGIENYETKKFLIVISVAKIIKSTLVVYLLINGIHWWSLFIK
- a CDS encoding metal-dependent transcriptional regulator gives rise to the protein MEADTPRIEEYLESIYKLQQAQHPVSTSRLAEHLKLSPPSVSEMVKKLTHKGLVSHTEKGVCLTAEGNKIAKKVIRRHRLSERLLTDILGYKWDEVHDEACRLEHAISPEMEERIAASLGNPRTCPHGHPIPDKEGTIVKEKVRSLSELKASDKGIIVSVFEEDPKMLQYLASLGLIPEVCVRVEEVAPFGGPLIVCVCGSRYALGREVASKIKVK
- a CDS encoding DNA topoisomerase I yields the protein MHLIITEKHDTAKRIAAILSEKKPERERVSGVDTYKFDGKTVVGLSGHIVEVDFPKDYNNWQKTDLKTLVHAEVLTKPTHANIFTALRKLGKEAEHLTIATDYDREGELIGVEALNVIKKVNPEVSADRVHYSTITPAEIKKAFSNPTKIDFNLADAGESRQVIDLVWGAVLTRFVSLSSGRLGDKFLSVGRVQSPTLAIIVNREKEREAFVPVPYWELFATLVNSGEFEAQHKKGRFLDKAEAERIKAKLGKTGTVKSVVVGKRNEKPPTPFNTTEFLRAASAIGTSAANAMRIAEYLYVNGFISYPRTDNTVYPQALDTKGILTSLLNTEFKEYAQKLLGGKLVPTRGKKETTDHPPIHPATPAKRSDLKEDEWKIYELVVRRFFATFAEETQWETISLTVDISGEDFGANGARLVEPGWRWYYSYNVPEDRILPQLKEGQLLNVKEVNLIGKETQPPSRYGQGHLIKIMEDLGLGTKSTRHEIISKLYSRAYVHGNPLAPTKTAYAVIEALEKYANTITKPEMTGKLEHDMDEISEGKLTEDYVIKESRDMLDGIFKDMSRNKELITESLRNGLYEDRIIGTCQKCSSDLIIRKSKKGSRFIGCSAYPKCDFTLPLPRGGQIVVTDKQCKEHGLYFIRIINKGRRPWDIGCPHCNFIEWQKKLEEEKKGTAKEGKRG